The Streptomyces laurentii region TCATAGCGTTAGGGAAACGCCCGGTTACATTCCGAACCCGGAAGCTAAGCCTTTCAGCGCCGATGGTACTGCAGGGGGGACCCTGTGGGAGAGTAGGACACCGCCGAACAATTTTTAGCCTCAACCCCCGGACTTTGTCCGGGGGTTGAGGCATTTTTGCGTTCATCTCCAGGAGGGTCGCCAAGCCGGCTGCCGCCCCTGTGTGGCCGCCTGCCTCACCCCTGTGAGGATCGCCACGAAAAGGACAAAGGATCACTATTGGCTGCAAGAGTGGCCGCATCGCCCGATCCATCCTGGGAGCACGCCCGTGGCCGCCCTCGCACGATGGTGCGTCAAGCACCGCCTCGTCGTCGTTCTCCTCTGGTTGCTCGCGCTCGGCGGGACCGTGGCCGGCGCGGCCGTGGCGGGCAGCGCGTACTCCTCCGACTACGAGGCCCCCGACACCGAGTCGGGCCGCGCGCTGGCGCTGCTCGACCGGGGCTTCCCGGGCGCCGGCGGTGACAGCGGCACCATCGTCTGGCACACCGAGCACGGCAGCGTGCGGGCCCCCGGCGTCGAGCAGCGGATGACCACCATGCTCCACCAGGTGGAGTCGCTGCCCGGGATCGCCTCCGTCACCTCCCCGTACGGCTCGGTGCCCGGCCGGATCAGCGCCGACGGCCGTACCGCCTACGCCGAGGTCGCCTTCGCGGCCGAGGGCGACAGCGTTCCCACCGAACGGGCCCAGGCACTCCTCGACACGGCCCGGGCCGCCGCGGGGAACGGCGTCCAAGTGGAGCTGGGCGGCCAGGCCGTCGGCCTCACCGAAGCGCCCGGCGGACACACCGCGGAGGCCGTCGGCGTGATCGTCGCCGCCGTCGTCCTCTTCATCGCCTTCGGTTCGCTCGCCGCCTCCTTGTTGCCGATAGGGACCGCGCTCGTGTCCGTCGGCACGGCCTACTCCGGCATCACCCTGCTCGGGCACCTCATGACGGTCGCCGACTTCGCCCCCATGCTCGGCATGCTCATCGGTCTCGGTGTCGGCATCGACTACGCGCTGTTCGTCGTGACCCGGCACCGGGCCGGTCTCAAGCGCGGCCTGCCCGTCGGCGAGGCCGCCCGCATCGCGGTCGCCACCACCGGCCGGGCCGTCGTCTTCGCCGGCGCCACCGTCTGTATCGCCCTGCTCGGCATGCTGATCCTCGGCCTCGGCTTCCTCAACGGCGTCGCCGTCGCCGCCTCCCTGACCGTCGTCCTCACCGTCGCCGCGTCCGTCACCCTGCTGCCCGCGCTGCTCTCCCTCATCGGCATGCGCGTGCTCAGCCGCCGCGAGCGCCGCCGGCTCGCCGAGCACGGCCCGCAGCCGGAGCTGCCCACCGGTTTCGCCGCCCGCTGGTCCGCCTTCGTCGAACGCCGGCCGAAGCTGCTCGGTGCCCTCGCCGTCGTCGTCATGGCGGTGCTCGCGCTGCCCACCTTCTCCCTCCACCTCGGTACCTCCGACCAGGGCAACAACCCGGCCGGGACGACCACCCGCACGGCGTACGACCTGATCGCCGCAGGCTTCGGACCCGGCGTCAACGGGCCGCTCACCCTGGTCGCCGGCCTCGACGGCGCCGACGACCGGCTCGCCCTCGACGCGCTGCCGGACCGGCTCGCGCACACCCAGGGCGTCGCCTCGGTCTCCCCGATCACGTACAACGGGGCGGGTGACATCGCGGTCCTCACCGTCGTTCCCGACTCCTCGCCGCAGTCGAAGGCCACCAGCGAGCTGGTCGACCGCATCCGCGGCGAGGTCCTGCCGGCCGCCGCCCACGACAGCTCGCTCCAGGTGCACGTCGGCGGGGTCACCGCCTCGTACGACGACTTCGCCGAGGTCCTCGTCGGCAAACTGCCGCTGTTCGTGGGCGTCGTCGTCTCGCTCGGCTGCGTCCTGCTGCTGCTCGCCTTCCGCTCGATCGGCATCCCGCTGAAGGCCGCGGTGATGAACATCGCGGCCGTCGCCGGCGCGTTCGGCATCGTCGTCGCGGTCTTCCAGTGGGGCTGGGGGAGCGAGCCACTGGGCCTCGGCAGCGCCGGGCCCATCGAACCCTTCCTGCCCGTGATCATGGTGTCGGTGCTCTTCGGACTCTCGATGGACTACCAGGTCTTCCTGGTCAGCAGGATGTACGAGGAGTGGCTGGAGACCGGCGACAACCGGCGGGCCGTCCGGGTCGGCCTCGCCGAGACCAGCCGGGTGATCAACTCGGCGGCGGTCATCATGATCTCCGTCTTCCTCGCCTTCGTCCTGTCCGGCGACCGGGTCATCGCGATGTTCGGGATCGGGCTCGCCGCCGCCGTCGCCCTCGACGCCTTCGTCCTGCGCACCCTGCTGGTGCCCGCGCTGATGCACCTGCTCGGCGGCGCCAACTGGTGGCTGCCGCGCCGGCTCGACCGGATGCTGCCCCGGATCAGCATCGAGCCGCCCGAGTGCCGGATCGCCGCCGAAGCCCGCAGAGGAGCGGCCGCCGGGCCGGCGGCCCCGGAAATCGCGGGCGGTGCCGACTCCCGCCATGCGAAGATCCCCGCGCGACAGGTGACCCTGACACAGCCGGAGGAAAACGAGGATGTTCGCGATATCGCTGGGTGACGACGGTGCCGAGCTGACCCCGCTCGCACCCTGGCAGTCGGAGGAGTTCTTCGCCCACATCGACGCCTCGCGCGACTACATCGGCGCCCACATCGGGATGCCCGACGCCGTCTCCGACCTCGCCGCCGCCCAGGCGTTCCTGAGGTCGTACGCGCAGAAGAGCGTCGACGACGCCGGGTATCTGTACGGCATCCGCGTCGACGGCCGGCTGGTCGGCGGCCTGATGTTCCGGGTCTTCAGCACGACGAGCGGGACGGCCGAGGTCGGCTGCTGGCTGGAGCCGGCCGCCGCCGGGAAGGGCCTGGTCACCCGCGCCTGCCGGACCATCATCGACTGGGCGGTCGAGCAGCGCGGCATCCACCGCGTCGAGTGGTACGCCCCGTCCGAGAACGCCCCCAGCCTCGCCGTCGCCCGCCGCCTCGGCATGCGGCGCGAAGGGGTGCTGCGACAGCACTACCCGTACCGCGGCAAGCGCGCCGACATGGAGGTGTGGTCGGTCCTCGCCCCCGAGTGGCGGGCCGCCAAGGAGGCGGCGGCGGGCGGGACCGTCTAGGGCCTTTCTTTTGGGTCAGGCTGGGTCAGGGAGAGGGGTCCGGCACGCGAGCCCAGCAAGATCCGAAAGAAAGGCCCTGGCGTCAGCCGCTTTCAGGGCCCCGGAACGTGTCGGCGTGCCGCGCGCACCAGACCCGGAACGCCCGCGGCTCGCGTCCGAGCAGGCGCTCCACGGTGTCCGTACGGAACCCGGCGGTGTCGGCGCGCATGAGGGCGAAGCCCTCCGTGAGGGCGTCGGCGAGCGCCGGGGGCGCCCCGTGGGGGAAGCGGGACCGTACCGCCTCGGCCGGAGTGGCCGTCTCCCGGACCTCGAGGTCGCGGCCGATCGTCTCGGAGAGGATCCGGACCTGCTCGGCGACGGTGAACAGCTCGCCGCCGGTGAGGACGTACTCCCGGCCCTGGTGGCCGTCCTCGGTCAGGGCGAGGGCGGCCACCGCGGCGATGTCCGCGGGGTCGACCGGCGCGTGGCGGCCCGGGCCGACCGGGTCGAGGACGTAGCCGCCCTCGCGGATGGTGGGCAGCCAGTCGAGGGCGTTGGTCATGAAGCCGCCGGGCCGCAGGAACGTGGCGGGGACGCCGGAGCCGCGGACGATCCGCTCGCGCGCGTGGTGCCAGCGGCCCATGGCGGGGATCGGGTCGAAGGCGACGTGGGCCGAGGACGGATGCACGATGTGCCGTACCCCGGCCGGTCACCGCGGATCTCACCGCGGCCGAGCGCGAGGTCCTCCTCGGCGCCCTGGCGAAGGTCCACCGGGCGGCGACCGCGCTGCTGAGCGGGCCCGCCGGGGAGGGCGGCGCCACTCCCTAAGGACCCCCTGGGGGTGCTCTAAGGACCCCCGTACGCCGAACATGCGGAACCCGCCCGATGTGCCCGTACCCCCTGGGCGAGCAGAGTGGAGGCATCGCAAGGAGCGAAGCCGACACCGGCGAAACCCTCAGGGAGAACCCCATGTTCGCGTACGAACTGCACCGCATGCAGCACGCCGAGCTCGTCCGCCAGGCCGACACCCACCGCCTCGCCCGGGAGGCCGCCCGCGCCGCCCGCCGTACCGGACGCCGAGAACCCGAGGGCGGGTGAGCGCCCTCCGCGACCGCTACACGCCGGCCGCGTGATCGCATGATCACCCATACGAGCGCGGGGCGGCCGCCTGTGCGATGCTCAGCGCCGTGGAGACCAGGTCAGTCAGCCCCGTGTTCGTCGGCCGGGCGGGCGAACTCGCCGCCCTCACCGAGGCGCTCTCCCGCGCGGCCGCGGGAGAGCCCCAGGCCCTTCTCGTCGGCGGCGAGGCGGGCGTCGGGAAGACCCGCCTCATCGAGGAGTTCACCCACCTCGCCCGGGACCGCGGCGCCGTCGTCGCCGTCGGCGGCTGTGTCGAGATCGGCGCCGACGGACTGCCGTTCGCGCCCTTTTCCGCCGCCCTCGCCGCCCTGCGCCGCGCGCTGCCCGAGGAGTTCGCCGCCGCCGCCCACGCCCAGGAGGGCGAACTCGCCCGGCTGCTGCCCGAACTCGGCGACCCGGCCGGCCACGACCACGCCGCCGAGGACGCCACCGCCCGCCTCTTCGAGCTGACCGTACGGCTCCTCGAACGCGTCGCCGAGGACCACACCGTCGTCCTCGTCCTGGAAGACCTGCACTGGGCCGACGCCTCCACCCGGCACTTGCTCGCGTACCTCTTCCGCACCCTGGCCCACGGCCGCGTCGCCGTCGTCGCCACCTACCGCGCCGACGACATCCACCGCCGCCACCCGCTGCGCCCGCTGCTCGCCGAACTCGACCGGCTGCGCTCAGTCCGCCGCGTCGAACTCGCCCGCTTCACCCGCGCCGAGGTCCACCGCCAGCTCACCGGCATCCTCGCCGCCGAACCCGACCCCACCCTCCTCGACGAGATCTTCCGCCGCTCCGACGGCAACGCCTTCTTCGTCGAGGAACTCGTCGCCTCCGAGGCCTGCGGCTGCGCCGTCGGCTCCCTCAGCGAATCGCTCCGGGATCTGCTCCTGATCCGCGTCGAGACCCTCCCCGAATCCGCCCAGCAGGTCGTCCGCACCGTCGCCGAAGGCGGCTCCACCGTGGAGTTCGGCCTGCTCGCCGTCGTCACCCGGCTCTCCGAGGACGCCCTGATCGAGGCCTTGCGCGCGGCCGTCGGCGCCAACATCCTGATTCCCGCGCCCGACAGCGACGGCTACCGCTTCCGGCACTCCCTCGTCCGCGAGGCCGTCAGCGACGACCTGCTGCCCGGCGAACGCTCCCGGCTGCACCGCCGCTACGCCGAGGCCCTGGAGGCCGACCCCGGCCTGGTCC contains the following coding sequences:
- a CDS encoding transmembrane transport protein (Evidence 3 : Function proposed based on presence of conserved amino acid motif, structural feature or limited homology;~MMPL family; pfam03176;~identified by MetaGeneAnnotator; putative;~transmembrane transport protein [Streptomyces cattleya NRRL 8057 = DSM46488]), translated to MAALARWCVKHRLVVVLLWLLALGGTVAGAAVAGSAYSSDYEAPDTESGRALALLDRGFPGAGGDSGTIVWHTEHGSVRAPGVEQRMTTMLHQVESLPGIASVTSPYGSVPGRISADGRTAYAEVAFAAEGDSVPTERAQALLDTARAAAGNGVQVELGGQAVGLTEAPGGHTAEAVGVIVAAVVLFIAFGSLAASLLPIGTALVSVGTAYSGITLLGHLMTVADFAPMLGMLIGLGVGIDYALFVVTRHRAGLKRGLPVGEAARIAVATTGRAVVFAGATVCIALLGMLILGLGFLNGVAVAASLTVVLTVAASVTLLPALLSLIGMRVLSRRERRRLAEHGPQPELPTGFAARWSAFVERRPKLLGALAVVVMAVLALPTFSLHLGTSDQGNNPAGTTTRTAYDLIAAGFGPGVNGPLTLVAGLDGADDRLALDALPDRLAHTQGVASVSPITYNGAGDIAVLTVVPDSSPQSKATSELVDRIRGEVLPAAAHDSSLQVHVGGVTASYDDFAEVLVGKLPLFVGVVVSLGCVLLLLAFRSIGIPLKAAVMNIAAVAGAFGIVVAVFQWGWGSEPLGLGSAGPIEPFLPVIMVSVLFGLSMDYQVFLVSRMYEEWLETGDNRRAVRVGLAETSRVINSAAVIMISVFLAFVLSGDRVIAMFGIGLAAAVALDAFVLRTLLVPALMHLLGGANWWLPRRLDRMLPRISIEPPECRIAAEARRGAAAGPAAPEIAGGADSRHAKIPARQVTLTQPEENEDVRDIAG
- a CDS encoding acetyltransferase (Acetyltransferase (GNAT) family; pfam00583;~Acetyltransferases, including N-acetylases of ribosomal proteins [Translation,ribosomal structure and biogenesis]; COG1670;~acetyltransferase [Streptomyces venezuelae ATCC10712];~identified by MetaGeneAnnotator; putative) — translated: MFAISLGDDGAELTPLAPWQSEEFFAHIDASRDYIGAHIGMPDAVSDLAAAQAFLRSYAQKSVDDAGYLYGIRVDGRLVGGLMFRVFSTTSGTAEVGCWLEPAAAGKGLVTRACRTIIDWAVEQRGIHRVEWYAPSENAPSLAVARRLGMRREGVLRQHYPYRGKRADMEVWSVLAPEWRAAKEAAAGGTV
- a CDS encoding nmrA family protein (COG0702 Predicted nucleoside-diphosphate-sugar epimerases;~NAD(P) binding site [chemical binding];~NmrA family protein [Streptomyces bingchenggensis BCW-1];~Predicted nucleoside-diphosphate-sugar epimerases [Cell envelope biogenesis, outer membrane / Carbohydrate transportand metabolism];~Rossmann-fold NAD(P)(+)-binding proteins; cl09931;~identified by MetaGeneAnnotator; putative), with amino-acid sequence MHPSSAHVAFDPIPAMGRWHHARERIVRGSGVPATFLRPGGFMTNALDWLPTIREGGYVLDPVGPGRHAPVDPADIAAVAALALTEDGHQGREYVLTGGELFTVAEQVRILSETIGRDLEVRETATPAEAVRSRFPHGAPPALADALTEGFALMRADTAGFRTDTVERLLGREPRAFRVWCARHADTFRGPESG
- a CDS encoding hypothetical protein (identified by MetaGeneAnnotator; putative;~sequence version:1), yielding MCPYPLGEQSGGIARSEADTGETLRENPMFAYELHRMQHAELVRQADTHRLAREAARAARRTGRREPEGG